One region of Vigna angularis cultivar LongXiaoDou No.4 chromosome 10, ASM1680809v1, whole genome shotgun sequence genomic DNA includes:
- the LOC108335937 gene encoding glutamate receptor 3.6, translating to MSKVWPLVFMVLSIGCFSNGSGRQNSTVPEVVNIGALFSYNTSVGRTIKVALEAAFEDINSDPNILGRTKLNLSLQEDSKYRGFLSIAEVLQVMARQTVAIIGPHSSVTAHVITHIANELQVPLLSFSALDPTLSSLQFPFFIRTCHSDLYQMTAIADLVDYYGWKDVIAVFPDDDNGRNGISTLGDKLAERRCKISYKAALRPQASMEEISNVLVQVALAESRIIVVHGNTQLGPQVLTVAKNLGMMGTGYVWIATSFLSALLDINYPLSPDSMDEIQGVLTPRIYTLNSQRRRSFVSRWKNLTRANTANVKLGLSFLPIYAYDTVYALAHALDAFFKEGNQITFSTDSKLSNIHGNNLNLEALKIFNEGNLLRRKIYEVNMTGVSGPFKYTSDRNLANPAYEIINVIGTGTRRIGYWSNHSGLSVVPPETLYSKPVNLPRKNQKLFPVIWPGNTDEKPRGWVFPNNGRLLKIGVPRGVSYHEFVSQIKGSDMFEGFCIDVFLAAVNLLPYAVPYRFISYGDGKNNPSMTELVRLITTGEFDGAVGDIAITTERTRMVDFTQPYIESGLVVVAPIGKAESNALAFLAPFTPKMWFVTAAFFILVGAVVWILEHRVNDEFRGPPKKQVITVLWFSFSTMFFSHRENTVSTLGRVVLIIWLFVVLIINSSYTASLTSILTVQQLYSPIKGIESLVNSKVPIGYTQGSFAKNYLVQEIHIEESRLVPLTTPEEIAKALKNGPENGGVAAYIDERAYTDIFLSSRCDLSVVGQEFTRNGWGFAFPRDSPLAVDLSTAILQMIDNGDLQRIHDKWLLSSACLSQGSKLEVERLQLKSFWGLYAICGVACLFALFMYLIQILRQYQKHYLEEPESIGGQSIGSSSRSSRLKTFLSFADEKEETVKSRSKRRKMERISYRSSTGSSSINSNKENASRRSEYASELL from the exons ATGAGTAAAGTTTGGCCCTTGGTTTTCATGGTTCTGTCCATTGGATGCTTTTCAAATGGGAGTGGCAGGCAAAATTCTACAGTACCAGAAGTTGTAAATATTGGGGCTCTCTTCTCTTACAATACCAGTGTTGGTAGAACTATAAAAGTTGCATTAGAAGCTGCGTTTGAAGATATAAATTCCGATCCAAATATTCTTGGTAGAACCAAGCTAAACCTCTCACTGCAAGAAGATTCTAAGTACAGAGGTTTCCTGAGCATTGCCGAGG TTTTGCAGGTCATGGCAAGACAGACAGTGGCGATAATAGGCCCCCATAGTTCTGTAACAGCTCATGTCATAACTCATATTGCAAATGAGCTCCAAGTTCCTCTTCTGTCATTTTCAGCTCTTGACCCTACTCTTTCTTCGCTTCAATTCCCATTCTTCATTAGAACTTGCCATAGTGATCTTTATCAAATGACTGCAATAGCAGACCTTGTTGACTACTATGGCTGGAAAGATGTTATCGCTGTCTTTCCTGATGATGATAATGGGAGAAATGGAATTAGCACATTAGGAGATAAGCTTGCGGAGAGGCGTTGCAAGATATCATATAAAGCAGCTTTGAGGCCCCAAGCATCTATGGAAGAGATTAGTAATGTGCTTGTTCAGGTGGCTCTGGCAGAATCACGGATAATAGTTGTTCATGGCAATACTCAACTTGGCCCCCAGGTGCTCACAGTTGCAAAGAATCTTGGGATGATGGGAACTGGTTATGTCTGGATAGCCACTTCTTTCCTCTCTGCTCTGCTTGATATTAACTATCCTCTCTCTCCTGATTCAATGGATGAAATTCAAGGAGTTCTTACACCACGTATCTACACGCTAAATTCACAGCGCAGAAGAAGTTTTGTTTCTAGGTGGAAAAACTTGACCAGGGCAAATACTGCCAATGTCAAGCTTGGATTGAGTTTTTTACCTATCTATGCATATGACACTGTTTATGCACTTGCTCATGCTCTTGATGCATTTTTCAAAGAAGGTAACCAAATTACATTCTCAACGGATTCAAAGCTGTCTAACATACATGGAAACAACTTGAATCTTGAGGCCTTGAAAATCTTTAATGAAGGAAATCTGTTACGTAGAAAGATCTATGAGGTAAACATGACTGGTGTATCAGGTCCATTCAAGTATACATCCGATAGAAACCTTGCTAATCCTGCATATGAAATCATTAATGTGATTGGAACAGGAACTCGACGGATCGGTTATTGGTCTAATCACTCTGGTTTATCAGTTGTTCCTCCAGAAACTCTTTATTCCAAACCAGTCAATCTGCCCAGGAAAAATCAAAAGCTGTTTCCTGTGATTTGGCCTGGAAACACAGATGAGAAACCTCGTGGTTGGGTTTTCCCAAACAATGGAAGGCTCTTAAAGATTGGAGTACCAAGAGGTGTTAGTTACCACGAGTTTGTCTCACAGATAAAAGGCTCTGACATGTTTGAGGGATTCTGCATTGATGTATTTCTTGCTGCAGTGAATCTCTTGCCTTATGCTGTCCCCTACAGGTTCATCTCATACGGGGATGGTAAGAACAATCCTAGTATGACTGAGCTTGTCCGTCTGATCACAACGGGT GAATTTGATGGTGCAGTAGGAGACATTGCAATTACTACAGAAAGAACAAGGATGGTGGATTTTACTCAGCCATATATTGAGTCTGGTCTAGTGGTAGTAGCACCCATTGGGAAGGCAGAATCCAATGCTTTGGCCTTTTTGGCCCCTTTTACACCAAAGATGTGGTTTGTGACAGCTGCCTTTTTCATACTAGTAGGAGCTGTTGTTTGGATTTTGGAGCATAGGGTGAATGATGAATTTAGAGGACCACCCAAAAAACAAGTAATTACCGTTTTATG GTTTAGTTTTTCAACAATGTTCTTTTCCCACA GGGAAAATACAGTGAGTACACTTGGTCGTGTGGTGTTGATTATATGGTTATTTGTAGTTCTTATAATTAACTCAAGTTATACGGCAAGTCTGACCTCAATCCTCACAGTGCAACAACTTTATTCTCCCATTAAAGGCATTGAAAGTCTAGTAAACAGCAAAGTGCCTATAGGCTACACGCAGGGTTCTTTTGCAAAAAACTACTTAGTTCAGGAAATTCATATTGAGGAGTCCAGGCTAGTTCCTCTGACAACACCAGAAGAAATTGCTAAAGCACTGAAAAATGGTCCCGAAAATGGCGGTGTTGCTGCTTACATTGATGAGCGTGCCTACACTGACATCTTCCTCTCCAGCCGTTGTGATTTAAGTGTCGTAGGTCAGGAGTTCACGAGAAATGGTTGGGGATTT GCCTTCCCACGGGACTCGCCATTAGCAGTTGACCTGTCAACTGCCATATTGCAAATGATAGATAATGGAGATTTGCAAAGGATCCATGACAAATGGCTTTTGAGTAGTGCTTGCTTATCACAAGGGTCAAAGCTTGAAGTGGAAAGACTCCAACTTAAAAGCTTTTGGGGGCTCTATGCGATCTGTGGAGTTGCGTGCTTGTTTGCACTCTTCATGTATCTTATACAGATTTTGAGGCAATACCAGAAGCACTACTTAGAGGAACCTGAGTCCATTGGTGGCCAAAGCATAGGATCATCATCAAGATCTTCACGTCTCAAGACTTTCCTTTCATTTGCAGATGAGAAAGAAGAGACTGTGAAGAGCCGGTCCAAGAGAAGGAAAATGGAGAGGATCTCATACCGAAGCTCTACAGGAAGCTCATCCATCAACTCGAATAAGGAAAAT